The following is a genomic window from Acidimicrobiales bacterium.
CGCGCCGCGGAGGTCCTTGCGGGAGCTGACCCCCAGTTTCGTGAAGATCTTGCGTAGGTGCCACTCAACCGTCCGGGTGCTGATGAAAAGTTGTGCGGCGATCTCCGCGTTGGTGCGCCTGTCAGCAGCGAGCCCAGCGATCTGCGCCTCCTGGGGCGTGAGCTCATCAGAGGTCTCGACCGTGCGCTTGCGCACAGTCTCGCCAGTGGCGAGGAGCTCATGCCTGGCACGCTCAGCGAACCCCTGCGTGCCCATCGTTGTCGTCATCTTGTGGGCGGTTCGTAGCTGATCCCGAGCGTCCAGCCGGCGATTCTCTCGCCGCAGCCACTCCCCGTAGAGCAGATGAGCTCGCGCCAATGCCGTGCGCACGCGGGTCCGCCGGAGGCGGTCGAGCGCCTCCCGGTACCAGGACTCGGCGGCCTGGCCTTGGCTCAACAGCGCCTGTGAAGACGCCTCGATTCCCAGTGCCCAGTCACTGCCGCTGGCCTGTGCCATGTCCGAGAGCTGGCGCAGTGCGCCGGTGGCCTGCTGGGGCTGGCCGCTTCGTGCGGCCGCTTCCACGAGCTCGTACAGCGACCAGGGCGAGATGACAAGCTCGTCGACGACGGTGGCTGCACGTGCCGCGTCGGCGGCGCGTCCGTAGTCGCCGAGGCCGTTGTAGAGCACCGCCTGGGCGTACTCGGCGTAGGCCAAGGCTGCGCCCTCACCCCGGGCGGACGCGCCTCGCGTCATCACCCGGGTCAGTTCGGTGACAGTCGATGCCTCCCCACGCCAGGCCGCAAGAAGGAGTGGCACGTAGGGCAGCGTGGCCGCTCGGATCCCCGGATCGATCTGCTCACGCTCGGCCAGCAACGCCGCCGCCTGGGACAGGTCCCCCGCCTGAATGTGGTACTCGGCGAGATAGTCCAGGGCAAACGGGAGCCAGCTGAGGGTGCCGCTGGCCCGCGCCAACCGGACCTGGCCGACTGCGAGCTCGAACCAGGCCTCGTCGTTCCACTGGTCCATGGCGATCAGGTTGTACGAGACACACAACCAGTCCAGCTCCTCCGGCTGGGCCCGGTAGTCGCGAAGCGCCTTCCGGAGGCCGGGTGCGGCAGCCGCGTAGCCATCGGACATCCGCACCGCCAGGCCGCGGACCAGCAGATCCGAGTGCGCAAGGGGCTCGGGTCCGAGGGGCGCGGTTTTCGCTTGGAGCGAGATCTCTTCTACGTCTCCTTCGTACGCCAGCCGACCGGCGTAGATCGCGGCGACGATGGCTTCGAGATAGGTCTGCCGAGCAAGGTCGGCATCGAGGGTCTGTAGACGCTGCGCAGCTCGAAGCAAGAGCGGCGGCGCATCCCTACCCCGCCTCAGCGCAAACGTTATCTGGGCGCGCATCCGCTGTACGTGCGCATGGTCGAGCTCGCTCACGGGTCCAATATCGGCCACTGCCAAGAGCGCCTGCGCAGCCTCGAAGTCCGCCGCGGCATATTTCGCCTCGGCTGCCACCAGAGCCCGTGAGGCTTGCTGGCTGGGATCCGGCGTCAGTGACACTGCTTTCTCCCAGAAGGCGGCAGCGGCGGCGACCCCTCCTCGGCTTTCGGCACGACTTGCACAGTTGATCAGATCGGTGGCCACGGCCTCGTCGGGGCCGCTGGCTGCCTGGGCGCCATGCCAGGCTCGACGGTCGGGGTCGACCGCCGGATCAGTGGCAGCCGCTAGCGCCCCATGAGCGGCTCGCCGATCCTCTGCGCTGGCGGACCGATAGACGGCCGAGCGCACGAGAGGATGGCGAAAACGGACGTGCTCACCAATCTTCAGCAAGCCGGTGTCGGTCGCCAGCTTCACTGATCCGAGGTCCAGTCCGAGTACCTGAGCAGCCCGCAGCAGTAGTGCCGTGTCTCCAAGCGGTTCGGCCGCGGCGAGCAGCATCCACCGCCGAGTCTCGATAGGCAACTGACGGAGGCGTTCCACGTATTCATCCTCGATGCGTCGCGGCAGGGCCTCGGGAGGCGCGAATCCACCGAGGAGCTCGCTTGCGCCTGAGCTTCTGCCGAGCTCGAGTAGGGCCAGAGGATTGCCATGCGTCTCTTCGATGATCCGAGCCCGGACGTTCTCGTCAAGCGGACCGCGGGAGACCGTCGCCAGCACGGCGCAAGCTGACTCTTCGTCCAATCCGTGCAATCTGAGCTCGGGGAGCTGTCCAAAGTCATCGGGCGAGCTACCTGGCGTTCGCGCCGCCAGCACAAGTGCTATCGACTCCCCCAGCAGCCGGCGGCCGACGAACCCGAGTACCTGAGCCGAGGCCCGGTCGAGCCACTGTGCGTCATCGACGACGCACAACAGTGGCTGGTGCTCAGAGACCTCGGCCAAGAGGCTGAGCGCGGCCAGCGCAACGAGAAAAAGGTCTGGTGCGGGGCCCACCATGAGGCCTAAGGCAACTCCGAGCGCGTCCCGCTGCGGGGCCGGGAGACGCTCGAGGCGGTCGAGCAGAGGCCCGCACAGCTGGTGAAGCGCAGCGAAAGGGAGCTCCATCTCCGACTCCACCCCCACTGCCCTCACTACCCTCAGATCCGCCGCTGATCTGACCGAATAGTCCAAGAGTGCGGTCTTTCCTACTCCGGCCTCGCCCCGCACGACCACAGCGGCACTGTGCCCACTACGCGCCTGGTTGAGCAGCCGTTCCAAGACCTCGCATTCGCTGCTCCGCCCTAGTAACAACGCCAGCACCCCCGACCCGAAACCATTGCTCATCCTAGGCGGCTCGAGCTCAGACGACACCCCGTCGAGCGCAGGCGGCCCGCGCGCTGGCGAGCAGCGCCGACGACCAGCTCCTGGTCGGGACTCCACCAAGGCGTCTGGGATCCAATGTGTTGCTAACGTTGGCTCCGTCCCCGAGCCAGCAGGTCGAGGACGCAGAATGGGGGGAGAACATGACTGATGTCGATGTGCTCGTCGTAGGAGCCGGGCCCGTCGGGTTGACCGCGGCAAGCGAGCTCCGGCGACATGGTCTCGGCTGTCGCATCATCGATCGGTTGGCGGCCCCGGCGGGTATTGCCAAGGCGGTTGGGATCCAGCCTCGGACCATGGAGGTCTGGGAGGCCACTGGGCTGCTGCCCGAGGCCCTTGATGCGAGCACTCCGATGCGGGGCCAGAAAGTCTTTGTCAATGGCGAGGAGACATCCGAGATGATGCTGGAGCTCCCGCCGTCGGTGCCGTTCGAGTTCGTCTCGCTGCCCCAGTACGAGACGGAGCGGATTCTCACCAAGCACCTCGGGCGTCTGGACACCTCCATCGAGAGGGGGGTGGAGCTCACCTCGTTCAACCAGGACCCGGAGGGAGTGAGTGCAGAGCTCGTCGGACCCGGGGGCCAGGAGACGGTCCGGGCGCAGTTCCTGGTCGGATGCGACGGAGCCCACAGCGCCACCCGAAAGGGCCTAGGCGTCCAGTTCGCCGGCGATGCCTTCCCAGAGGAGTACATGCTGGGCGACGTCGAGGTCGACTGGTCCATGCCCCCCGGTCTCGCCATCCGGGCCATGCACCAGACGAACGGGACCGTCGACGATGTCCTGATCTGCATACCGTTGCCGGGACGAAATCGTTACCGCGTGTCGATGCTGGTCCCCCCGGAGCTGGCGACGAAGCCGCCCAGCGAGGGCGAGGTAGCCCACGGGATGGAGGCCGCTCAGGCCCCTGAGTTGGGCCACATCCAGGCCGTCCTCGACCGTCTGGCGCCGGAGGCCACGCAGGCCTCGAACCTGCGCTGGTCGTCGGTCTTCCGTATCAGCCACCGGATCGTCGATCGCTACGGAGCCGGCAGGGTCTTCCTGGCCGGGGATGCCGCCCACATCCACCCTCCCACGGGAGCCCAGGGCATGAACACCGGGATCCAAGACGCCTACAACCTGGGCTGGAAGCTCGCTCTCACCCTGCAGGGTGTTGCCGTTGACGGGCTCCTCGACACCTACCACGCCGAGCGGCATCCCGTCGGCGAGGAGGTGGTGGGCCGCACGGTGCGCCACGCCCGCGGCGGCGTCGAGGGCGATCCCGCTGATCCGTCGACAGTGATACTTCGAGAGGCCCAGCTCCTGGTCGGTTACCCGGACAGCCCCCTCGTTGGCGAGGACGTCGAGGGCCAGCAGTTGGCCGAGGGGCCGCTCCCCGGCCAGCGCGCCCCCGACTGCCGAGGGCTGCGACGCAGCTCCGTCACTTTCCCGGTGCGGCTATTCGAGTTGCTGGGCGCGGGCGAACACACGCTCCTCACCTACGCCGAGGATGACGAGCAGGCCGCCGGTCTCGACAAGCTGGCCACCGAGGCGACCGAACGAGCCGCCGGCCACTTGCGGACGTATGTTGTCCTGGCTCCGGGCGTCGACGCCGCCGGTCTGACGCTGCCTACAGTTCAAGACGCTTCGGGAGAGTTCTTCGCCTCCTACGACGCCAGAGGCGGGTGCGGGTACGTCATCCGGCCAGATGGCTATGTCGGATACCGAACAGGAAACATCACCATTTCCAACCTGTCGGCCCACCTGGGGAAGACATTCGCCGTTTGATCGACCGCTGGATCTCGCGACTACTGACGAAGGGTGACGCTATGACCGAGAAGGAGATCACCGTCGAGACCGACGACGGGAGGATGAAGGCGTTCGTCGTTTACCCCGACAGTGAAGGGCCCTTCCCGGTCGCCGTGCTGTACATGGACGGTGTCGGCTACCGCGAGCAGGTGAAGGCGAACGCCCGCCGTTTCGCCGCGGATGGCTATTTCTGTGTGGCCCCGGACCTGTTCTACCGCTTCGGCGACAACATCACTATCGATTTCTCCCAGATGGGAGACCCAGGCGTCCGTGAGCGCGTGATGCGCCTCGTGGGCGGCTTGAAGCCCCAGATGGTCGCCGCCGACACCCGAGCGCTGCTCGCCGCGGTTGCCGAGAACCCCGCCGCCGCAGCCGGACCGAAGGTGTGCGTTGGCTACTGCATGGGCGCGCGGATGGCCCTGCACGTGGCGTCCGCCCTGCCGGAGGAGTTCGTGGCCGCCGCCGGCATCCATCCCGCCGCGCTCGCAACCGACGCGCCCGATTCTCCCCACCACGACCTCGCCAACGTGCGCGGCGAGCTCTACTTTGCTTTCGCCGAGATTGACCAGTCCGCCACGGCGGAGGTCGTCGACCGCTTCCGCGCCGAGCTAGAGAGACAGGGCGTCCGAGGGGAGGTCGAGCGGCTGCCGGGCGCCTCGCACGGCTTCGCCATGGCTGACCTGCCGGTCTACGACGAGCGGGCAGCCGAGCATTCTTTCCAGCGGACATTGGAGCTGTGGCGGCGCAACCTCGCGCAGGAGACGGTCCAAGGCTGAGTGACGCCCTCGGTGTCCCACCGAAGGTTAGACGCCCTTCTCAAGCTCGGCGACATCGGCGTCGGTGAGGGTTACGCTGGCGACCTTCATGTTCTCTTCCAGGTGGGCGAGGCTCGACGTACCGGGGATCAGCAGCACGTTGTCGCGGTGCGCGAGGAGCCAGGCCAGACCAACCTGCGCGGTCGAAGCGCCGACGCGTTCGGCAACGGCCCGGACAGCGGCGCTTTCAGTGACCTTCGGCATGCCAGGGAACGCGGACCCGAGCGGGAAGTACGGCACGTAGGCGATGCCGGAGCTGTGGCAGAGGTCCAGCACATCGGTGTCTTTTTGCTCGACCAGGCTGAAAGCGTTCTGCACGCACACGATGTCAGCCTGCGCGACGGCCTGCTCGACCTGGGCCCGGGAAGCGGTCGAGATGCCAACGCCAGCGATCTTGCCCTCGTCGCGTAGCGAGACCATCTCGGCCAGCTGCTCGTCGAGCGGCACCCGCTGGTCGACGGGGAGCTCGTGTTGCTCCATCAGCCGCAGGTTTACGGCCCCGAGCCGGTCGGTGGCCAGGCTCCGCAGATTGTCCTCGACCGCCGAGCGCAACTGCTCGGGCCGCTGGCCAGGGAGCCAGCCGCCCTGCTCGTCGCGGAAGGCGCCGACCTTGGACACCAGCACCAGGTCGTCGAAGTAGGGGTGCAGCGCCTCGCGGATCAGGTCGTTCGAGACGTCGGGCCCGTAGTACTGGGCCGTGTCGATGTGGTTGACGCCGAGCTCGACCGCACGCCGCAACACGGCAACAGCCTCGTCGTGATTGCGCGGCGGCCCAATGACGCCGGGGCCGGGAAGCTGCATAGCGCCGAAGCCGATGCGGTGCACGGTGAAGGCGCCAAGGGAGTACGTGTCCACGATGTCAACGTTAGCGCGAGATCAGCCGCGAGCTTGAGGGACCCGAGCCACGACCGGGCCAGGAAACGGGCTGCTATGTCAGTGTGGGCGGAGGTTGCTTCCAGGCGTTCCAGTAGGCGATGTCGGTCGTCGGACGACGGGGCGCCTCGCTCCACTTGCCAAGCGGGTAACCGACCGGGATCATTGCGAAAGGTGTAAACGCCTCGGGCACGTCGAGCACCTCTTTGACATCGGCCTCGCGAAGGCGATGGACCGTGGTCAGTGTGGTACCCAAGCCCAGAGCCCGGGCTGCGAGCAGGAGGTTCTGCACAGCAGGCCACACGGACGCATCAGCATGGCCCCTGGCGCAAGGAATGACGATGGCTGGCGCCTGGCCCATGTGCTCACCCAGATGATCGGCCGAACGGAGCAACCGCGTCGCTGCCGCGTCCTCGTCACCCGAGTCGACCGCCGACTGGTAGCTCACCCGCGCCCGCTTCCAGCACGCCCGGTAGATGTCGCCGAGCCGCCGACGCTTGTTCTCATCAGTGACGATGAGCCATCGGGTCGGTTGGAGGTTGCCACCAGAGGGCGCCTTGCTGGCCGCCTCGACGATGGCGAGCAGATCCCGATGACCGACTGGGCGCTCAGGGTCGAGCCGACGCATCGCCCTGGTCGTACGGATGGCCTCGAAGAGCTCCATGCCGACATCCTCCCACCGGCGGGTGTCGAGGGCGAGGGCTCAGGACTGGGTGGGGTAGGACTGGGCTGATGGTCGAGCATCTCGTTATGCTGCGGTCTGGTGAGCTCGCTCCAGCCGGTGATAGCCCGTAAGACCTGGCGATCTGTCGAACCCGTACACGCCATGATCTACTTCGCTCCCGAAGCGGCGGAGCGATACGTCGCCCTGGGCCTCGATGGCCAGATGGGCTATTTCGCGTCGCGCTCCGCTCCCATGGGCCCGGTCGGCGTCGAGGTCGTCATCGCCACGTTCTTCAACTTCAATCCCGACCTCGTCGGGAGCGCCATCCCGGTCGCTTGGGAGAAGGCGACTTGCGGGGAGATCCTCGAGGCGAGGCTTGCCGGTGCTGACATGGCCCTCCGCCGGGTGCTGGGCGACGCGGCTGGCTCACCCGAGATGGCTCGGGCCGCGGAGCTCGCCCGCATCGCTGCCGAGGCTGCCTCGGAGCGTCCCGAGGGACGGCCCCTCTTCGCCGGGCACTCCAAGCTGCCCTGGCCGAGCGAACCACACCTCGTCCTCTGGCAGGCCCAGGCGCTCCTGCGGGAGTATCGCGGTGACGGGCATGTAGCCATCCTCACCGGAGCCGGACTCACCGGCATCGAGGCGCTGGTGCTGCATGCGGCGACCGGCGAGGTCCCGGCTGAAGCGCTGCGCGTGACGCGGTCCTGGTCACATGAGCAGTGGAACGAGGGCGTCGAGGCCGTCCGCTCACGGGGCTGGCTGTCCGCCGGAGAGGAGCTGTCGCTCTCGGAGGCCGGCCGGGCCCATCGCCAACAGGTGGAGGATGCTACCGATCACCTGGCCCTCCACCCCTATGCGGCCCTCGGTGACGAACGCTGCTCAGAGCTGCGCGCCCTGGCCCGGCCGTTCAGCAGGACGATCGTGTCGGCCGGCATGCTTTTCGGCGCTCCGCGCAGCGGCTGAATCGAGATCCGCCAGGCCGTGGTGGCGTACGTGATCCGCTGCCACCAAGCGAGCAGCCCTACGTCGCAGCGGTCAGCGATTGGTTTCGGACTTGGCGAGCGTCAGAACCAGTGACAAGCTCAGCTCACGAGGAGGTAGCCACGTGACCGACGACAGTGTCAGCGCGACCACGGTCATCAACGCCCCGGCGGAGGCCATCTTCGTAGTCCTTGCCGATCCGGCAAAGCACGCCGCGATCGATGGCACCGGCTGGGTCCGTGAAACCCTCGACACCACGCCGTTGACCGCCGCCGGGCAGATATTCCCGATGTCCATGTACCACCCGAACCACCCAGACGGTAACTACCAGATGGCCAACCGGGTCCAGAAGTTCGACCCGCCGAGCACCATCTCCTGGGAGCCAGGCTACGACGCCGGCGACGGTACTCTGGGCTTCGGCGGCTGGACCTGGCGCTACGACCTCACGCCAGCTGGACCCTCGGGCACCACAGTCACTCTCTCCTATGACTGGTCAGCAGTCCCGGACTCCATCCGGGAGCACATCGGCTTCCCGCCGTTCCCTCCGGAGCATCTGGGCAACTCCCTGGCCCACCTCGCCGAACTGGCTACCTTATGAGCAGCCCGTACTCCCGTTCCGAACGAGACGGGCGTGCACGACCGAGGACGAGCTGACGAATTCGACACACTTGTAGGCGAGCGGGCGGTTGAGGTGGTCGAAGAGTCGCTCTCCGCACCCAAGAAGTATGGGGACGATGGCCAGGTGCATCTCGTGGATAAGGCCGGCGCGCAGATACTGCTGGATCGTGGCGGCGCCACCACCAATCCTCACGTCGCTGCCCTGGGCTGCCTCGAGCGCTCGCTCGAGGGCCGCGTTGATACCGTCGGTGACAAAGTGGAACGTCGTCCCACCTTCCATCGTTATCGATGCCCGCGGTTGGTGGGTGAGCACAAACACCGGGTGGTGAAAGGGCGGGTTATCGCCCCACCAGCCCCTCCAGTCCTCGTCACCCCATGAGCCACGAATCGGTCCGAACATGTTGCGGCCCATGATGGTCGCGCCGATACCGACGTCGCCCTGTGCGGCGAAGCCATCGTCAATAGCTTCATCGCCGCCCTCCATGTGGGACATCTGCCGGTAGGTTCGGGTTGCGAATGCCCACCTGTGCAATTCCTGGCCGCCCACGCCGAGCGGGTGGTCCAGGCCCTGGTCGGGTCCGGCTCCGTACCCGTCGAGCGAGAGCGAAAAGCTGTGCACCCGCACTTTCGGCATTTTGTACTCCTCTCTGAGGGGACGTATCTCGCCTCGCACCAGGGACGTCGAAGCCATCCACGGGATCTCGACATGCTTGTGTGAAGAGCTTGTGGAAGAGTGATGTCGAGGCGGAGCGGCCGGCACCGACCTTGAGGCACACGGCGCCACCGCCGCCCGACCCGAGGAGGAACGGCCTCATGAAGTACCTACTGCTGATCTACCAGAACCCCGCAGCTCGCCAGGCGCTGCCGCAGCCGGAGATGGAAGCACTGATGGGAGAGGCGGGAACGATCATGGACGAGCTGGTGGAGACCGGCGAGTGGATCGGCGGCGAGGCGCTCGCCGACCCATCGACTGCCCGCTCGGTCCGGGTCCGCGACGGCCTCGCCGCCATCACCGACGGGCCCTTCGCCGAGGCGAAGGAGCAGATGGTCGGTTACTGCATCGTCGACTGCGAGACCATGCAACGGGCCGTGGAGATCGCCACGAGGTGGCCCGAGGCCAGGCTGTGGGGCATGGAGGTCCGGCCGATCCTGAGCCCGAATGGGGTCGAGATGTGAGCTCTGCTCCCGTCGAGGGCCTGCTCCGGGAGGCCGCGCCGCGGGCCCTCGCCGCGCTGATCCGCCGTCACGGACGCTTCGACGCCTGCGAGGACGCCGTCCAAGAGGCGCTCCTTGCTGCCAACCTGCAGTGGCCGGAGCGCGGCATCCCCGACGACCCTGCCGGTTGGCTCATCACCGTGGCGTCGCGCCGGCTCACCGATCAGCTCCGTAGCAACGAGTCGCGCCGGCGCCGGGAGGACGCCTTCGCCTTCTCGGTCCCACGGGGCGACGTCGAGGTCGCCGACGAAGACGACACGCTGACCCTGCTCCTGATGTGCTGCCACCCAGAGCTCACTCCTGCGTCGCAGACCGCCCTGACCCTGCGGGCCGTGGGCGGCCTCACCACGGCTGAGATCGCCCGGGCCTTCCTCGTCCCGGAGCCCACGATGGCGCAACGGATCAGCCGCGCCAAGCAGCGCGTCCAACGCGCCGGCGCCCGCTTCGAGCCCCCGCCGCCTTCTGATGCCCAGGCGCGGCTCGCCGTTGTCCTCCACGTCCTCTACCTGGTGTTCAACGAGGGCTACGCCGCCACATCGGGCACCGAGGTGACTCGTGTCGAGCTCACCGCAGAAGCGATCCGACTCACTCGTCTCGTTCACGACCTCCGCCCTGACGACGGCGAGGTGGCCGGCCTACTCGCGCTCATGTTGCTGAACGACAGCCGGCGCCGGGCGCGCACCGGGCCCGACGGCACACTCGTCCCGCTGGCCAAGCAAGACCGCTCGCGGTGGGACCTCGGGCTCATCGAGGAGGGCATCGAGCTTGTGACTGTGGCCCTGAAAGGTTCGCCGCTCGGGCCGTACCAGCTGCAGGCGGCGATCGCCGCCGTGCACGCCGAGGCGCCCGAGGCCATGGACACCGACTGGGCTCAGATCACCGCGCTCTACGAGGTGCTCGAGCGGCTCTCGCCCAGCCCCGTCGTGCGGCTGAACCGGG
Proteins encoded in this region:
- a CDS encoding AAA family ATPase; this translates as MSNGFGSGVLALLLGRSSECEVLERLLNQARSGHSAAVVVRGEAGVGKTALLDYSVRSAADLRVVRAVGVESEMELPFAALHQLCGPLLDRLERLPAPQRDALGVALGLMVGPAPDLFLVALAALSLLAEVSEHQPLLCVVDDAQWLDRASAQVLGFVGRRLLGESIALVLAARTPGSSPDDFGQLPELRLHGLDEESACAVLATVSRGPLDENVRARIIEETHGNPLALLELGRSSGASELLGGFAPPEALPRRIEDEYVERLRQLPIETRRWMLLAAAEPLGDTALLLRAAQVLGLDLGSVKLATDTGLLKIGEHVRFRHPLVRSAVYRSASAEDRRAAHGALAAATDPAVDPDRRAWHGAQAASGPDEAVATDLINCASRAESRGGVAAAAAFWEKAVSLTPDPSQQASRALVAAEAKYAAADFEAAQALLAVADIGPVSELDHAHVQRMRAQITFALRRGRDAPPLLLRAAQRLQTLDADLARQTYLEAIVAAIYAGRLAYEGDVEEISLQAKTAPLGPEPLAHSDLLVRGLAVRMSDGYAAAAPGLRKALRDYRAQPEELDWLCVSYNLIAMDQWNDEAWFELAVGQVRLARASGTLSWLPFALDYLAEYHIQAGDLSQAAALLAEREQIDPGIRAATLPYVPLLLAAWRGEASTVTELTRVMTRGASARGEGAALAYAEYAQAVLYNGLGDYGRAADAARAATVVDELVISPWSLYELVEAAARSGQPQQATGALRQLSDMAQASGSDWALGIEASSQALLSQGQAAESWYREALDRLRRTRVRTALARAHLLYGEWLRRENRRLDARDQLRTAHKMTTTMGTQGFAERARHELLATGETVRKRTVETSDELTPQEAQIAGLAADRRTNAEIAAQLFISTRTVEWHLRKIFTKLGVSSRKDLRGALPDHSRMAPRP
- a CDS encoding FAD-dependent monooxygenase, with the translated sequence MTDVDVLVVGAGPVGLTAASELRRHGLGCRIIDRLAAPAGIAKAVGIQPRTMEVWEATGLLPEALDASTPMRGQKVFVNGEETSEMMLELPPSVPFEFVSLPQYETERILTKHLGRLDTSIERGVELTSFNQDPEGVSAELVGPGGQETVRAQFLVGCDGAHSATRKGLGVQFAGDAFPEEYMLGDVEVDWSMPPGLAIRAMHQTNGTVDDVLICIPLPGRNRYRVSMLVPPELATKPPSEGEVAHGMEAAQAPELGHIQAVLDRLAPEATQASNLRWSSVFRISHRIVDRYGAGRVFLAGDAAHIHPPTGAQGMNTGIQDAYNLGWKLALTLQGVAVDGLLDTYHAERHPVGEEVVGRTVRHARGGVEGDPADPSTVILREAQLLVGYPDSPLVGEDVEGQQLAEGPLPGQRAPDCRGLRRSSVTFPVRLFELLGAGEHTLLTYAEDDEQAAGLDKLATEATERAAGHLRTYVVLAPGVDAAGLTLPTVQDASGEFFASYDARGGCGYVIRPDGYVGYRTGNITISNLSAHLGKTFAV
- a CDS encoding dienelactone hydrolase family protein, with protein sequence MTEKEITVETDDGRMKAFVVYPDSEGPFPVAVLYMDGVGYREQVKANARRFAADGYFCVAPDLFYRFGDNITIDFSQMGDPGVRERVMRLVGGLKPQMVAADTRALLAAVAENPAAAAGPKVCVGYCMGARMALHVASALPEEFVAAAGIHPAALATDAPDSPHHDLANVRGELYFAFAEIDQSATAEVVDRFRAELERQGVRGEVERLPGASHGFAMADLPVYDERAAEHSFQRTLELWRRNLAQETVQG
- a CDS encoding oxidoreductase, with the translated sequence MDTYSLGAFTVHRIGFGAMQLPGPGVIGPPRNHDEAVAVLRRAVELGVNHIDTAQYYGPDVSNDLIREALHPYFDDLVLVSKVGAFRDEQGGWLPGQRPEQLRSAVEDNLRSLATDRLGAVNLRLMEQHELPVDQRVPLDEQLAEMVSLRDEGKIAGVGISTASRAQVEQAVAQADIVCVQNAFSLVEQKDTDVLDLCHSSGIAYVPYFPLGSAFPGMPKVTESAAVRAVAERVGASTAQVGLAWLLAHRDNVLLIPGTSSLAHLEENMKVASVTLTDADVAELEKGV
- a CDS encoding nitroreductase family protein → MELFEAIRTTRAMRRLDPERPVGHRDLLAIVEAASKAPSGGNLQPTRWLIVTDENKRRRLGDIYRACWKRARVSYQSAVDSGDEDAAATRLLRSADHLGEHMGQAPAIVIPCARGHADASVWPAVQNLLLAARALGLGTTLTTVHRLREADVKEVLDVPEAFTPFAMIPVGYPLGKWSEAPRRPTTDIAYWNAWKQPPPTLT
- a CDS encoding SRPBCC family protein; this encodes MTDDSVSATTVINAPAEAIFVVLADPAKHAAIDGTGWVRETLDTTPLTAAGQIFPMSMYHPNHPDGNYQMANRVQKFDPPSTISWEPGYDAGDGTLGFGGWTWRYDLTPAGPSGTTVTLSYDWSAVPDSIREHIGFPPFPPEHLGNSLAHLAELATL
- a CDS encoding dihydrofolate reductase family protein; its protein translation is MPKVRVHSFSLSLDGYGAGPDQGLDHPLGVGGQELHRWAFATRTYRQMSHMEGGDEAIDDGFAAQGDVGIGATIMGRNMFGPIRGSWGDEDWRGWWGDNPPFHHPVFVLTHQPRASITMEGGTTFHFVTDGINAALERALEAAQGSDVRIGGGAATIQQYLRAGLIHEMHLAIVPILLGCGERLFDHLNRPLAYKCVEFVSSSSVVHARLVRNGSTGCS
- a CDS encoding YciI family protein; this encodes MKYLLLIYQNPAARQALPQPEMEALMGEAGTIMDELVETGEWIGGEALADPSTARSVRVRDGLAAITDGPFAEAKEQMVGYCIVDCETMQRAVEIATRWPEARLWGMEVRPILSPNGVEM
- a CDS encoding DUF6596 domain-containing protein, which translates into the protein MSSAPVEGLLREAAPRALAALIRRHGRFDACEDAVQEALLAANLQWPERGIPDDPAGWLITVASRRLTDQLRSNESRRRREDAFAFSVPRGDVEVADEDDTLTLLLMCCHPELTPASQTALTLRAVGGLTTAEIARAFLVPEPTMAQRISRAKQRVQRAGARFEPPPPSDAQARLAVVLHVLYLVFNEGYAATSGTEVTRVELTAEAIRLTRLVHDLRPDDGEVAGLLALMLLNDSRRRARTGPDGTLVPLAKQDRSRWDLGLIEEGIELVTVALKGSPLGPYQLQAAIAAVHAEAPEAMDTDWAQITALYEVLERLSPSPVVRLNRAVAVAMVDGPEAGLDLLATLDKDERLAAHYRVTAVRAHLFDLAGEHDAARSSFLDAARSSTSLPERRYLEAQAERLNSPGFSPSRCRSDRNPLDALPE